DNA from Terriglobus tenax:
ACCTTGCAGATCCGCACCGACGGCGATGGTTGAATCCACTTCGGTATAGGCCCAGCTCTCGTGCTGCCCCTCATTCCATCCCCAGCGGGCAAACGCGCGCAGATTCTCCGTCATCTCCTGCTCAGTGTTGAAACCGAAGCCGTACTTCACCGAGCTCTGCCGGTGGTGAGCGTCGATATCCGGCTTCTCATCTTGCCCGGAAAGATAAGCATTGACCGCCTCGCGGTAGACGCCCATGTCCGCATGGTTCACAAAGCTCAACACGCGGATCATGCCTTTGCGCTCCTTCGGCAGCCACTGCGACGCCAGCCCGCGATGCAGCTCAAACTCTGCATTCTGACCATTCGCCCGCCGCAACGCCCAGTCCAGGTCAATCCCATTGGCCACCGTCGGCATCAGCGCCGTCGCATAGCGTGCACCCCAGGCAGGGGACTGGTACTCGGCGGTAAAGGCATAGGTATATCCCCGCGTATCGGCCGCGTAGTCCCAGGCTCCGTTGTTGTCTACCGTCCAGTTGGTGAACTGGAAGTGCGAGTCAGAGCCGACCGCGTTCTGGTCAAAGAAGTCCGGCAGGCTCATTTTGCCCAGGCGAAGGTCAAGCCGCTTTGCAGGCTGCTCGGTCGCCAGGGAAAAGGGCGTCCGGTCACCATGAACCATCTGCTCCGTAAAGCCGATCGTCTGGTGGATCTGTACCCGCGCGATATATGGCTTGCTGCCAAGGTTCGGATTGCGCACGACATCGAGATTGGTGAACCCCGCCAGTCCCAGCGCCTGCGAGATCCCGCGGCCACCGGCTGACTCAAAGTCCAGCAGGAACTCCGTGTTGTAGCGCGTGTGGGTATGCAGTTGTGCCCCGAGAAACAGGGTGCCGACCAGCGACGTCTTGTACTCGCCGCGCGATACCAAGCTGTTCACGCCTTCATACGGGGAATGAAACGGCCCGTGTGCCTGGAAAATGATGTTTGCCTGTCCCGAGGCGTAGAACGGCGAGCGATCACTGTGCGGGAACAGCGTTACCGGCGCGGAAGTGTCCGGCTGTTGCGCACAGAGGGGTGCGCACACAAGCAGGAAGAGAAGTGCCTTGTGCATGAGAATTCGTGTCCTTTTCGTGTCTTTCGGAGCCTTGTTCACGCGGCTCGTTGGTACGTGGGAACGGCGCATCCTCGCGCAAAATCAGGAAGGATGCGCCAACGCAAGTCGTCTTCGTCGGTCGAGCCTGACTGGCTCACCGTCATCGCTGTCCACATGCCGCCCAGCGGGCAGCGCTCATCGCCGGTTTCCACCCAGTGCTGGATCAGTACCGGCTGCATCCGCAGAACCGTCTTCTTACTGACGATCCGCTTGTAGTTCTTTGTCATTGCAGCATCCTCCTTTCCTGAAATTGTGATCCTCTTTCAGACCTCGGGTAGAATACCCCGGTAGGGTATAAAGGGAAAGTTAAATGTCGACCTCAGAACGGGAAAAAATCAAGTTGTTGAACCGTGTCCGCCGACTGCGCGGCCAACTCGACGCCGTCGAGCGGTCTCTCACGAGTGCCGACGACTGTGCCGACCTGCTGATGCTGCTTGCTGCCGTCCGCGGCGGTGTGAACGGCCTGATGGGAGAGGTGATGGAAGATCACATCCGCCACCACCTGGCCGCTGGCGAGCAAAAGGAAAGGCCGATCTCCCCGGAGCTTGCCGAGGACCTGATCGACCTTGTCCGTGCTTATTTGAAATAACTAGGCCTTGCTCTTTGCGCCGACGACCACCAGGGCAATGCCTCCTACCAGCGCAATACCACTCAGCACCGGCGGAATAGGGACACTTTTCTTTTCCTCGTGGCCAATTTGAACTGGCCCCAGGTCCACATCTTTTTCGTGTTTTGTAAAGCTGAAACCGCCCATGGCAAAACCGACAATTCCAAGCAGAATCAACAAAATACCGACCATCGTAGATACTTTCATCGTCTCTCCCTTCATCTACTCAAAGGGCTCGGATGCCGATTTTCATGGGATCAGATGTATGCGTTTGACTCTTTGCGGAGGTGGCGTTACGTTATCCGTACAAGGGAAAGGAGGATGATCCAGCCTATGAAATGTGACTCAAACAGTTGCATCAACACAGTACTTGAGGTGACTGAGGCTTAAGGCGGCCCGCCTTAGACCTGGCAAGACGCTCTACTCCTGCCGAGGCACTCAATCTGAGCGATTGGATCGCTCAGATTTATGTGGGTCCGCCTCAGGTCAATCTCAACAGCTCACCGCCACATGGCCTGCCTAGCGCAGGCCATGTGCATTTAACCCCGTGATTCGGGGTGCGAAACGGTGTCCGAAACGCACTTTAAGGGCATAAAGAGGGTCTAAAATAGCCCTCATGGAACCCCTCGTAATCGCCGGAAAAGCCTTTCAGTCGCGTCTTATTGTTGGAACCGGGAAGTACAAGGACGGCCCCGAGACCCAGCGCGCCATTGAAGCCTCCGGCGCCGAGATGGTCACCGTGGCCGTTCGTCGTGTGAATCTGGATCGCTCCAAGGAGTCGCTGCTCGACTACATCGACCCTCAGCGCTACTTCCTGCTGCCTAACACTGCTGGCTGTTACACCGGGGAAGAGGCCATCCGCGCCGCCCGTCTGGGCCGCGAAGTGGGCCTGTCGGACTGGGTCAAGATCGAGGTTATCGGCGACCAGCGCACCCTCTATCCCGACGTTGCAGGAACGCTATTGGCGACCGAGGTTCTGGTAAAGGAAGGGTTTACGGTTCTTCCGTATACCACTGATGATATTGTGTTTGCAAAAAGGCTTATCGATGCAGGTGCGGCTGCGGTGATGCCGCTCGCGGCTCCCATCGGCTCCGGTCTGGGTATTGCGAACACCTATAACCTGCGGATGCTGCGGGAGTTGATTACGGAGGTTCCTCTGATTGTCGACGCCGGTCTGGGCACGGCTTCCGACGCTGCCCTCGCCATGGAGATGGGTTTTGATGCCGTCCTTCTGAACACCGCCATTGCCGGCGCCACGGATCCCATCCTGATGGCCGAGGCCATGCAGCACGGTGTTCTGGCCGGGCGTCAGGCGTATCTGGCCGGCCGCATGCCACGCAAGCTCTATGCCACCGCCAGCTCCCCGCTGGAAGGGATCTCGAAGTAATGGAGGAGTTCCTCGAAAGCGTCGCGGAGATTTTTGTTCAGATCATCGTGGACCTGTTGGGGGAGTGCTTCTCGGCACTATGCCGCTATACGGTCCGCGGGTAGACTTCCAGCATGCGGGTTTTTGGCATTGATTGCGGCACGGAGTTCACCGGCTGGGGAGTGGTGGAGGTGGATGAGACCGCCCGCACCCCGCGACTGGTTCCTGTTGCCGCCGGAGCCATCAAGCTGAGTAAGAAAGACCGCACGCCGGTTCGCCTGCACCAGGTCTACAACGAGCTGACCGGGTTGATTGCTGCGTATACGCCGGATGTGGTGGCGATTGAGGATGTCTTCTTTGCGGCGAACGCAAAGTCGGCGCTGAAGCTGGGACAGGTGCGCGGCGTGGCTCTGCTGGCTGCCGCTGCGTGCAGTCTGCAGGTGGCTGAGTATGCTCCCCTGAAGATCAAAAGCTCGGTCGTAGGGTACGGTCTGGCCAAGAAGGAGCAAGTGCAGTTCATGGTGGCGCGCCTGCTGGAGATCGAAAACGTGTTTGAGACGGCCGATGCCGCCGACGCCCTGGCCATTGCCATTACCCACATCCACACCATGCAGACCGAGTCAGCCATCTCGCTGGCGGGAGCACGATGACGCACGTTACGACCCTTCTTTTGTTTGCTCTTGGCTTTCAGACGGCTCCCGCACCGTTGGCCGATCCTGTTCCGCCGACGGTAAGTTTTATCTTTGACCGTCCGCAGGTAAAGACGTCGCACTACGAGATCATCCTGGGCGAGGACGGCAAGGGGATTTACCGCGCCGTGACAAAGGACGGGGTCCACTCCGAGCGCGCCATTACTGTCAGCCCGGCAAACCTGGAGCTTGTCTGGGCCGAGGAGAAGGCATCGGACGGCTTCCGCAAGGTGACCTGCGAAACGCATCTGAAGAACATGGCGCAGACGGGGAAGAAGACGCTGCGCTGGACGGGCGCGTCGGACACGGGAAACTGCACCTACAACTATTCCGACGACAAGGATATCCAGAAGCTGACATCGATCTTCCAGGGCATTGCAATGACTATGGAGACCGGGCAGCGTCTGGCCTACCTGCATCGCTTTGACCGCCTAGGCCTGGATGCCGAGATCACTTCGCTTGGAAGCTCCGTAAAGTCCGGATGGGCGATTGAGCTGCAGAATATCGAGCCGGAGCTGCGCAAAATCATTGCCGATGTTTCGCTGATGGATCGTGTGCGTTCCAAGGCCGAGACGCTGCTCACCAACGCGAAGTAATACAACGAAGACAAATGGCTAAGGGGTAATTACCCCCGTCTGTTTCTTCTCGCGTTTGCTTTCGTACATGCGGTTATCGGCTTCGTCGATCAGGGATTTCAGATTCATCCCCTTGTCTGCTGAGGATTCCGCGATTCCAAAGCTGAAGGAGAGCGGGTATCCGGAAGGATTGCCGGACGCAAGCTTGCGCGCTGCCTCCTGCAGACGTACAACGGCCTGCCCCATGTTCGGTTTGCTGGTTCGCGAGGCGACAACAAATTCATCTCCTCCGACACGGCCCAGAATGTCGGATTCTCGGAAGGTCTGTTTCAGGATCATCGCGATGCGCTTCAGATGTTCGGAACCAAGTTCGTGTCCGCGGGTGTCGTTGATATGTTTCAGGTTGTCGACATCGAGAAAAAGAATGGAAAACGGGTCGTTGCCGCGCAGGGTCTGCGCCATGGCCTGATGCGCCAACAGGTTGAATCCGCGCCGGTTATACAGACCCGTCAGTTCATCGCGAAACGACATCTCTTGCAGCGCAGCCTCCAGATCGCGGTTGCGGCGGGCGAGAAGCAGGACGAGGGTCAAAGCGAGTACTGCGGTCATTGCCGGTGCAACCGCGATGGCGTAGTTCAGGCTGATAAGCCGCGAGCGGATCATGGCCTCGCGCAGCGTAGCGATAAGGAAGGGCAGCAGAATGGCCGCGGGTGCGGCGCGACGCGCAGTTTTACCGCCGATGCCGGAGTCGACCAGGATGCTGAACAGCCCTTTCCGGGTTCTTCGCAAAACGATCAGGGCAATCAAAAGAGCCAAACAAATGTAGGTCTGCGGTGCAACCTGGTTAAGAAGAGCCCAGCCAGGCGAGCCTTCCGAAGCGAAGAAGAGAGAACCGGTAAAGCTGAAGATGTAGAAACACAGCAACAGGACCGCAATGTCGGTAATACGCCCAGGAATCAAGTGCTCCAGATCGAGGAGCATGAGGGCAAGCGAGAGGAAAACAAAACCAATCGCGGCCTGGATGGACATTCTGCCGGGTACTTCATTCGCCGCGTCCGGTGCAATCAAGGTGTCGAGTCGCCATGCCGGAATGCCCAGGTACTCCAGGAATGTCAGCAATGCCAGAAGCAGCACCAGCGCCGCGAGGCAGCGGCCAGCGATGCGGAAGTGGGGCTTCCGGGAACTGGTCAGATGAAAACTTCCCAGGCTGAGTAGAAGAAATGCGGCGGTATTCGCCTTCATGTGGATCCACTCAACCGGTACGGCGTTGCCAAGCGAGGGGATGACCCATGCCGCGAGTACTCCAATGCAAATGACAGTAATGATAACTGTTGCAAAGGGTGTGAACCGAGCCAGGCGAAGCTGGATTCGGCGATCGGATTGACTGGATGGAACCACGGGCTGCATCGAGAAAGCACTTTTCCTGCATGGGACGGAAACGCGGACATACGCCCACGGCTCGTTCCAGGCGGAGAGAGATCAAAACTGCGTTGCTTAGGATTGCATCCTTTATAGCAAGAATGCGGGGCCGAAGGAACGGAACTTTCTGTGTCGCGTGCGTTAATACAAGTGTGAGAGTTGAGGGCCCTATGCGCAAACTTGAGTGGTTGAGTGGAATCGTAACGGCGCTGGTATTCGCCGTAGGCGGAACCGGATTGCTGGCGCAGGATCAGCCGGCATCCGGCATGCGCGCCGCGCGGTTGAGCTTTGTCCAGGGCAGAGTACAGGTGCTGAACGCTGACAATACCCAACTGGATGACGCCCAGGCGAACCTGCCGCTGATCGAGGGCCAACGCATTGCCACCGGTGAGGATGGACAGGCCGAAGTAGAGTTCGAAGACGGCAGCGTGGCCCGCATCACGCCGCAGAGTTCGATCACCCTGACGCGGATGAACTCTGACCAGGGCCGCTTTCTGACCCAGATCTCTCTTGACCAGGGAATGGCATATTTTGAGCTGCGCGTGGCCGGGGATAACGGGTACTACGTGATGGCGGCCGGCTCGGGGATCACTCCGGTCGAGAACGCCTCGTTTCGCGTGAGCCTGGACCAGCCGCCGCTGGAGGTAGCGGTCTTGCAGGGGAACGTTCACCTGGAGCGCGAAGGCGGCTACAGCACGAATGTCCGCACGGGGGAACAGTTTGAGGGCGACAGCGGGGATGCCTCGCGGTACTTCCTGTCAAAGTCAACGCGGCAGGACAGCTGGGATAACTGGAACGAGGAACGCGAGCAGGCCGCCGCAAGCGAAGCGGCGCAGCGTACACAGGCCCGCGATGACTATGCGCAGGACAGCGGATATGGCTGGAGCGACCTGGATGCCAACGGTAACTGGTACGACCTGCCCGGTCAGGGCCGTGTGTGGCAGCCGCCGGTCGCCGTGGACGCAAGCTGGGATCCGTACGGATACGGCAACTGGGTCTGGTATCCCGGATCAGGATACGTCTGGGTCTCCGGCTACAACTGGGGATGGACGCCTTTTTACTGCGGCAGCTGGTCCTACTGGGACAACTTTGGCTGGGGCTGGAGACCTGCGGGCGGATGCAGCCGCTGGGGATGGGGCTACGGGCCGACCATGACATGGCGTGTAAACGTCGTAAACCCGCCACGGGTGTGGCGTCCCGTTCAGCGGCCGATTCCGGGACCGGGAGGTCCGGGAGGGGTTCATCCGGTTATTCCTGTCCGCCGTGGACCGGCTCCGGTGCGACCGATCGGTCGCCCGCAGCCACGTCCGGTGATGTTTGCCGGGAAGGAGATCCAGCCGCTGCGACCGGTCGGAGGAGCGTACACGCCTCGTGGCGGGTCAGCCGTAGGATCGTCCCTGCAGAAGGATTTCCCCCTGCGGAACCGCCAGCCGGTCATGGGAACGGTGCGGGCTCCGCAGGATGGCAACAGCCGGCCGATGCGTCCGGTGGGAGGCAATCAGGGGGCCGGACGTCCATCCAACAATGAGGGGAATAACGGGGTCACGCCGACGCCGCTTCCTATGCCGTCGCCGGGACAGACCACGGTGACTCCCGGCGGATGGCGCGCCGTCAGTCCGGCGCGGAACGATCAGCAGCCGGCTCCTGCGCAACCGGTGAACAAGCCGGCACAGCCGGGGAACAGCAATCCTCAGCGGCCATCCCAGGGGCAGCAGCCGCAGCCGGGGCATAACAATCCACCTCCGGCTCAGCAGCAGCCACGTCCGCAACCACAACCGCGGCCTTCTGCTCCTGCACAGTGGAAGCCGGTTCAGCCTTCGCCACAGCCGCGACAGAGCGCCCCACCACCCGCGCCAGCACCACGTCCTTCGCCGCCGCCGATGGCCCGGCCAGCGCCTCAGCCGAAGCAGTAGTTACCGCAGAGCGCGGAAGAGCAACGCCATCTGTTCGAGGGTTAGCGCTTCCGCGCGTGCCTGTGGGGAAATCTCCGCAGGCCAGACGGCGGCGAGCAATGTGCTTTCATAGCCCGCGCTACGCAGGTTATTGGAGAGCGTTTTGCGCTTCTGAGCGAAGCTTTGCTTCAGAAAACGGTCAAAGGCGACCGGATCGTCGATTCCAAGCCCTACAAAGCGCGGCGCGAAGTGAAAGCGGAGGACAGTGGAGTGGACCTCGGGCGGCGGCGAGAAGGCTGCCGGTGGCAGGGTAAACAGGTTCTCGACGCGGCAATAGAGCTGCGATGTCGCCGAGAGCAGCCCGTACTCGCGATGGCCCGGAGTGGCCGCAATGCGTTCGGCGACCTCGCGCTGCATCATGACCACGGCGCGATTCAGGTGGCCGGCAGCAGCGAACAGATGCAGAAGGATATCCGAGGTGATGTAGTACGGCAGGTTGCCGATGACGTCGGCGGTTTCTCCCGGGGGAATCAGCGAGGCGAGGTCGGTCTCGAGGATGTCCTGGTGGACGACGCGGAAGTTCTCGCGGCCGGCATAGCGTGCAGCCAGTGCCGGGGCAAGTTCGTTATCCAACTCAATGGCGATGAGGTTACCGGCGCGGCCGGCGAGAATGTCGGTAATGGCGCCCTTGCCGGGGCCGATCTCGAGTACGGTGCGTTGGCTGATCTCACCGAGTGCGTCGGCGATGCGATGACGTGCGTTGTCATCGACAAGGAAGTTCTGGCCCAGCTTGGGTTTGTGTTTCGGCATGATTTCGTTATCGAGCGTCCGCTTGCATTGTGTCTGCATCTGACATAAACAGAAGTGGCTGCGAGATATAGACTAGCTGCTTCAGGAGAGAAGAACGAACGATGCATATTGTCTTTGCGGCCTCAGAGTGCACACCATGGGCGAAAACAGGTGGGCTTGCGGATGTTGTGGGTGCTCTGCCGCATGCGCTGGCGAAGCTTGGGCATAAGGTTGAGGTCTTTCTGCCGTACTACCGCCAGGTGGCCAAGCAGGTGCCAGGAGCGCCGGTGGTGCTGCAGAGCGTGACCATTCCGTTTGAGTACTACAACCGTTTTGTTCGTATTCTGGACGGCGGCAAGACCGAGGGCGTGCAGTACTACTTCATCGATAGCCCCGAAATGTTTGATCGCGAAAGCTTCTACGCCACGCCGAGCGGGGATTACGCGGACAATGCCGAGCGTTTCGGGTTGTTCAGCCGCGCCGTAATTGAAGCCACCAAGGTGCTGGGCGTACCGGATATCTTCCATGTGCATGACTGGCAGGCAGCGATGATCAGCGTGTACCTGCGCTCGACGTATTACTTCGATCCGGTCTTCCGCAAGGTGCCGACGGTGCTGTCCATTCACAATGCTGGTTACCAGGGCTGGTTCCCGCCGCAGACCATGCAGAAGCTGCTGCTGCCGTGGGACATGTTCACGCTGGACAAGCTGGAACAATTTGATAACGTCAACTTCCTGAAGGGAGGCATTGTGTATGCCGACGCCATTACGACGGTGAGCCGCACCTACGCCGAAGAGATCAAGACGGCGGAGTTTGGCAGCGGCCTGGAAGATACGCTGCAGAAGCGTTCGGCAGACCTGACAGGCATTCTGAACGGGGTGGATTACGAGGAGTGGGACCCGTCTAACGATCCGCTGATTGCAGCACACTACTCGCCTGAGGACCTGAGCGGCAAGAAAGAGTGCCGCCGCGACCTGCTGCACGCCTTCGGCTTCCATGGCGTAAGCGAGGACACCGCAGTGATCGGTATTGTGTCGCGTTTTGCCACGCAGAAGGGGTTTGACTTTATTGCGCAGGTGGCCGATGAGCTGGTGAAGGAGAACGTCGCCATTGTTGCTCTCGGTACCGGTGAGGCATATTACGAGCACCTGCTGACCGGGCTGGCCGAGCGCTACCCGGAGAAGATGCGCGTACGCGTGGCCTACAACAACATGCTGGCGCACAAGATTGAAGCAGGCGCAGACCTCTTCCTGATGCCGTCGCGCTACGAGCCCTGTGGCCTGAACCAGATCTACTCGCTGAAGTACGGCACCATCCCAGTGGTTCGCGCCACCGGCGGACTGCAGGACACCATCGATGAGCAGGCCGATGGTGGCGGCAACGGCTTCAAGTTCTGGGGTTATTCGGCATGGGCCATGCTGGATGCCATCAAGCGGGCGCTGGCGCTCTTCCAGGACAAGGAGAAGTGGACAGCAATGATGCAGCGCGGCATGGTGCAGGACTTCAGTTGGGATGGACCGGCCAAGGAGTACGTGAAGGTGTACGAGCGGGCCATCATGAACCGTAGCTAGAACCCGTAGGAGAACGATGCTGCGATGGATGGCCATCACGCTGCTGGTTTTTGCCTGTATGCCATCGCTGGCGCAGGATACGGACCACGACGGCCTAAGCGACGTGATGGAGCAGTCGCTTCTGGAGCGATTTGAGCCCCGGTTCATGGTCAGCAGTGGAGACTGTGGCGTTCGTCCAGCATCGTTCGTTCCTGACAATAAAACACCGCAGGTCATTGCCTCCGATGGCACCATCTACGGTCAGGCGTTTATTCGCAGCTCCGATCCAATGGGCGGTGTCGTGGTGGAATTGCACTACTACGATCTGTGGGCGGTGGACTGTGGCCGTATGGGGCACCCTCTGGACGCCGAGCATGTATCGGTGCTGGTCTCGGCCAGCGGACTGATGATGCCAGCCTCTGGCTGGAAGGCCAGTTACTGGTATGCGGCGGCTCACGAGGACACGGTCTGCGATGCGAGCACAGCCATACGCGCCTCTGTTGTCGGCGCCGAGGAGAAGGGAGCGACGGTGTGGGTCTCTGCAGGAAAACATGCGGCCTACCTGGATGAGAAGACCTGCCGCTGGGGATGTGGCGGTGATCGTTGCCGCTCGATGCACCCTTTGAAGGTGATGCGTATCGTCAACCTGGGAGAGTTGGATGCCGCGATGAACGGCGCAGTGTGGGCAACCTCCAATCAGTGGCCCCTGCGCGACAAGTTCGCGACGGATTTCTCCGATGAGTGGATGTCCCGCCTGATGCAGCTGAAGCGGGAGAGACCCGTACAGATGAATGCCTCCTACAGCGGCGTGAAGGGCGGGATCTATGGCGCGAATGCGGCGGTCGACGGCGCGGAAATCGGCATGACGCACACCGGCAGCGCCCTGACGCTGGCGGACGGTAAAACCGAGGGCGCGCTGCAGAAAAGCGCGGATGCGGTGGGACACAGCCTGAAGAAGTCGAAGAACGCAGTAGGGCGCTTTCTCCGGAAGCCCTTCAAGGGTGAATCCGAACCGTAGCGCGTACCATCGAACCCATATGCAAGAGACTCAACCGATTGCTGCAGGCACGCGGATTGGCCATGTGCATTTGAAAGTTGCCGATCTGGACAGGGCACTGGCGTTTTACCAGGGTGTCCTGGGTTTTGAACTGACGGTCCGTATGGGCGACCAGGCGGCGTTTCTGTCGGCTGGTGGATACCATCACCACATAGGCCTGAATACCTGGGAAAGCCGGGGAGGGAAGCCACCTGCATTTGGCTCGACAGGGCTGTTTCATACAGCGATCCTGTACCCCACACGCGCCCACCTGGCCGATGCACTGCGGCGGCTGATTGCGGCGAAGATTCCGCTGGATGGCGTCGCGGATCACGGGGTGAGCGAAGCTCTGTATCTGCGGGATCCAGACCAGAACGGCGTAGAACTGTACTGGGATCGTCCGCAGGAGCTATGGCCGCGAACTCCGGAGGGTGAGCTGACCATGTACACACGGTCGTTGAACCTTGAGAGCCTGCTGGCGGAGCCGGAAGTTTAAAGACCCGGATACTGGGTGGTAAAATGGTTGAGTGCCGCAAGGCAAAGACTTCAAACGGAATCGGTAGGGAAACGCAATGTCCGGCCACTCTAAATGGGCAACGATCAAGCATAAAAAGGGTGC
Protein-coding regions in this window:
- a CDS encoding FecR domain-containing protein, with product MRKLEWLSGIVTALVFAVGGTGLLAQDQPASGMRAARLSFVQGRVQVLNADNTQLDDAQANLPLIEGQRIATGEDGQAEVEFEDGSVARITPQSSITLTRMNSDQGRFLTQISLDQGMAYFELRVAGDNGYYVMAAGSGITPVENASFRVSLDQPPLEVAVLQGNVHLEREGGYSTNVRTGEQFEGDSGDASRYFLSKSTRQDSWDNWNEEREQAAASEAAQRTQARDDYAQDSGYGWSDLDANGNWYDLPGQGRVWQPPVAVDASWDPYGYGNWVWYPGSGYVWVSGYNWGWTPFYCGSWSYWDNFGWGWRPAGGCSRWGWGYGPTMTWRVNVVNPPRVWRPVQRPIPGPGGPGGVHPVIPVRRGPAPVRPIGRPQPRPVMFAGKEIQPLRPVGGAYTPRGGSAVGSSLQKDFPLRNRQPVMGTVRAPQDGNSRPMRPVGGNQGAGRPSNNEGNNGVTPTPLPMPSPGQTTVTPGGWRAVSPARNDQQPAPAQPVNKPAQPGNSNPQRPSQGQQPQPGHNNPPPAQQQPRPQPQPRPSAPAQWKPVQPSPQPRQSAPPPAPAPRPSPPPMARPAPQPKQ
- the rsmA gene encoding 16S rRNA (adenine(1518)-N(6)/adenine(1519)-N(6))-dimethyltransferase RsmA, with the protein product MPKHKPKLGQNFLVDDNARHRIADALGEISQRTVLEIGPGKGAITDILAGRAGNLIAIELDNELAPALAARYAGRENFRVVHQDILETDLASLIPPGETADVIGNLPYYITSDILLHLFAAAGHLNRAVVMMQREVAERIAATPGHREYGLLSATSQLYCRVENLFTLPPAAFSPPPEVHSTVLRFHFAPRFVGLGIDDPVAFDRFLKQSFAQKRKTLSNNLRSAGYESTLLAAVWPAEISPQARAEALTLEQMALLFRALR
- a CDS encoding VOC family protein, whose product is MHLKVADLDRALAFYQGVLGFELTVRMGDQAAFLSAGGYHHHIGLNTWESRGGKPPAFGSTGLFHTAILYPTRAHLADALRRLIAAKIPLDGVADHGVSEALYLRDPDQNGVELYWDRPQELWPRTPEGELTMYTRSLNLESLLAEPEV
- the ruvC gene encoding crossover junction endodeoxyribonuclease RuvC, with the translated sequence MRVFGIDCGTEFTGWGVVEVDETARTPRLVPVAAGAIKLSKKDRTPVRLHQVYNELTGLIAAYTPDVVAIEDVFFAANAKSALKLGQVRGVALLAAAACSLQVAEYAPLKIKSSVVGYGLAKKEQVQFMVARLLEIENVFETADAADALAIAITHIHTMQTESAISLAGAR
- the glgA gene encoding glycogen synthase GlgA, which produces MHIVFAASECTPWAKTGGLADVVGALPHALAKLGHKVEVFLPYYRQVAKQVPGAPVVLQSVTIPFEYYNRFVRILDGGKTEGVQYYFIDSPEMFDRESFYATPSGDYADNAERFGLFSRAVIEATKVLGVPDIFHVHDWQAAMISVYLRSTYYFDPVFRKVPTVLSIHNAGYQGWFPPQTMQKLLLPWDMFTLDKLEQFDNVNFLKGGIVYADAITTVSRTYAEEIKTAEFGSGLEDTLQKRSADLTGILNGVDYEEWDPSNDPLIAAHYSPEDLSGKKECRRDLLHAFGFHGVSEDTAVIGIVSRFATQKGFDFIAQVADELVKENVAIVALGTGEAYYEHLLTGLAERYPEKMRVRVAYNNMLAHKIEAGADLFLMPSRYEPCGLNQIYSLKYGTIPVVRATGGLQDTIDEQADGGGNGFKFWGYSAWAMLDAIKRALALFQDKEKWTAMMQRGMVQDFSWDGPAKEYVKVYERAIMNRS
- a CDS encoding DUF3185 domain-containing protein, translated to MKVSTMVGILLILLGIVGFAMGGFSFTKHEKDVDLGPVQIGHEEKKSVPIPPVLSGIALVGGIALVVVGAKSKA
- a CDS encoding thiazole synthase — its product is MEPLVIAGKAFQSRLIVGTGKYKDGPETQRAIEASGAEMVTVAVRRVNLDRSKESLLDYIDPQRYFLLPNTAGCYTGEEAIRAARLGREVGLSDWVKIEVIGDQRTLYPDVAGTLLATEVLVKEGFTVLPYTTDDIVFAKRLIDAGAAAVMPLAAPIGSGLGIANTYNLRMLRELITEVPLIVDAGLGTASDAALAMEMGFDAVLLNTAIAGATDPILMAEAMQHGVLAGRQAYLAGRMPRKLYATASSPLEGISK
- a CDS encoding metal/formaldehyde-sensitive transcriptional repressor; translated protein: MSTSEREKIKLLNRVRRLRGQLDAVERSLTSADDCADLLMLLAAVRGGVNGLMGEVMEDHIRHHLAAGEQKERPISPELAEDLIDLVRAYLK
- a CDS encoding GGDEF domain-containing protein translates to MLLLALLTFLEYLGIPAWRLDTLIAPDAANEVPGRMSIQAAIGFVFLSLALMLLDLEHLIPGRITDIAVLLLCFYIFSFTGSLFFASEGSPGWALLNQVAPQTYICLALLIALIVLRRTRKGLFSILVDSGIGGKTARRAAPAAILLPFLIATLREAMIRSRLISLNYAIAVAPAMTAVLALTLVLLLARRNRDLEAALQEMSFRDELTGLYNRRGFNLLAHQAMAQTLRGNDPFSILFLDVDNLKHINDTRGHELGSEHLKRIAMILKQTFRESDILGRVGGDEFVVASRTSKPNMGQAVVRLQEAARKLASGNPSGYPLSFSFGIAESSADKGMNLKSLIDEADNRMYESKREKKQTGVITP
- a CDS encoding carbohydrate porin; the encoded protein is MHKALLFLLVCAPLCAQQPDTSAPVTLFPHSDRSPFYASGQANIIFQAHGPFHSPYEGVNSLVSRGEYKTSLVGTLFLGAQLHTHTRYNTEFLLDFESAGGRGISQALGLAGFTNLDVVRNPNLGSKPYIARVQIHQTIGFTEQMVHGDRTPFSLATEQPAKRLDLRLGKMSLPDFFDQNAVGSDSHFQFTNWTVDNNGAWDYAADTRGYTYAFTAEYQSPAWGARYATALMPTVANGIDLDWALRRANGQNAEFELHRGLASQWLPKERKGMIRVLSFVNHADMGVYREAVNAYLSGQDEKPDIDAHHRQSSVKYGFGFNTEQEMTENLRAFARWGWNEGQHESWAYTEVDSTIAVGADLQGSAWSRKEDKAGIAFVSNGIKRDHQNYLKFGGQGFLLGDGRLNYAREDIVEAYYNAHAARGLTMSLGASYIAHPGYNQDRGPVIVPSVRAHVEF